The Manihot esculenta cultivar AM560-2 chromosome 1, M.esculenta_v8, whole genome shotgun sequence genome has a window encoding:
- the LOC110615321 gene encoding ATP-dependent helicase BRM isoform X6 → MQSAGGGGPSRVGPAGRAASTSSAASPSSSSSAVSTPQLGFDSVQQQQQQQQMGSRQVLPHQLLRKPEGNETLLAYQASAFQGAMGGNSFASSSGSMQMPQQSRKFFDLAQYHGSSQDGQNRNQAAEQVVLNPAHQAYLQFACQQQKPALAMQAQQAAKMGILGPATSKDQDMRMGNLKMQEVMSMQAANQAQASSSKISSESFSRGEKLVEQAQQLASDQRNEQKPPSQAPVIGQLMPSNVIRHMQAPQAQQSIQNMANNQLAMAAQLQAMQAWALERNIDLSVPANANLMAQLIPLMQSRMAAQQKPCETSAGLQASSVPVSMSKHQVASPSVASESSPRANSSSDASGQSGPPKVRQNASSVPFIPSSSAGMVNSTNNPSGQQFAFHSRENQVPPRTGVVLGNGMSPMLPPQQSANVSQGADQTFPTKNALGSPENLQMQHLKQLNRSSLQPAGPSNDGGSSSHLPLQGGPAIQVAQPRVGFTKQQLHVLKAQILAFRRLKGLSDEEIRAAAACAGEEVMIRNRFMEMNAPRDGSSVSKYYHLAHAVNERVIRQPSMLRAGTLRDYQLVGLQWMLSLYNNKLNGILADEMGLGKTVQVMALIAYLMEFKGNYGPHLIIVPNAVLVNWKSELHNWLPSVSCIYYVGGKDQRSKLFSQEVSAMKFNVLVTTYEFIMYDRSKLSKVEWKYIIIDEAQRMKDRESVLARDLDRYRCQRRLLLTGTPLQNDLKELWSLLNLLLPEVFDNRKAFHDWFSKPFQKEGPAHDAEDDWLETEKKVIIIHRLHQILEPFMLRRRVEDVEGSLPPKVSIVLRCRMSAIQSAIYDWIKSTGTLRVDPEDEKRRVQKNPIYQPKVYKTLNNRCMELRKTCNHPLLNYPYFNDFSKDFLIRSCGKLWILDRILIKLQRTGHRVLLFSTMTKLLDILEEYLQWRRLVYRRIDGTTSLEDRESAIVDFNSYGSDCFIFLLSIRAAGRGLNLQSADTVIIYDPDPNPKNEEQAVARAHRIGQTREVKVIYMEAVVGKISSHQKEDELRTGGSLDLEDDLAGKDRYMGSIESLIRNNIQQYKIDMADEVINAGRFDQRTTHEERRMTLETLLHDEERYQETVHDVPSLQEVNRMIARSEDEVELFDQMDEELDWTEEMTSYDQVPKWLRASTRDVNAAIANLSKKPSKNILFASGMGMETNEMETERKRGRPKGKKFPNYKEVDDDNGEFSEASSDERNGYSANEEGDIPEFEDDESSGAVEAPPINKDQSEDDGPACDAGYEYSRASENTRNNQIVEQAGSAGSSSDNRRITRMVSPVSSQKFGSLSALDARPGSVRKLPDELEEGEIAVSGDSHMDHQQSGSWMHDRDEGEEEQVLQPKIKRKRSIRVRPRHTLEKTEEKSGIEAQRGDSGLLPFQMDHKYQSQLRTDAEMKTFGEPSASRHDQSDSSKGRRNFPSRRMANTSKVHASPKSSRLNIQSAPAEDAAELSRESWDGKVTTTNGNSLLGSKMSDIIHRRCKNVISKFQRRIDKEGQQIVPLLTALWKRTENSSYMSGAGNNLLDLRKIELRVDRLEYNGVMELVFDVQFMLKGTMQFYGFSHEVWLPFNKIKVRSEARKVHDLFFDILKIAFPDTDFREARNALSFSSTSSAPSPRQTTLGQGKRHRAINEVEPDNGTNLKQIQRGSIHTGDDTRVKVQLPKEIRHGSSREQGHPGDSPLHPGELVICKKKRKDRDKSMVKSRAGSSGPVSPPSMGRNITSPVPGSVSKDMRIAKQNSPQQRWANQPQLPNNGGISGGSGNVGWANPVKRLRTDAGKRRPSHL, encoded by the exons ATGCAATCTGCTGGGGGCGGTGGGCCCAGCCGGGTGGGGCCGGCTGGGCGGGCGGCGTCCACGTCATCAGCAGCATCGCCATCATCGTCTTCCTCTGCAGTATCGACGCCGCAGTTAGGGTTCGACTCAGTACAGCAGCAGCAACAGCAGCAGCAAATGGGGTCTAGACAG GTGTTGCCACACCAATTACTTAGAAAACCTGAAGGCAATGAAACTCTCTTAGCTTATCAAGCTAGTGCTTTTCAAGGAGCAATGGGAGGAAACAGTTTTGCTTCATCTTCAGGTTCAATGCAAATGCCTCAACAGTCTAGAAAATTCTTTGATTTGGCTCAGTACCATGGTTCCTCCCAGGATGGCCAGAATAGGAATCAAGCTGCTGAACAAGTAGTTCTGAATCCAGCACATCAGGCGTATCTCCAGTTTGCTTGCCAGCAACAAAAGCCAGCTTTGGCAATGCAGGCACAGCAAGCAGCTAAGATGGGTATTTTGGGCCCTGCAACTAGCAAGGACCAGGACATGCGGATGGGAAATTTGAAAATGCAGGAAGTCATGTCCATGCAGGCTGCTAACCAAGCTCAGGCATCATCGTCCAAAATCTCATCTGAGAGCTTTTCTCGTGGTGAAAAGCTGGTGGAACAAGCACAACAACTAGCTTCTGATCAGAGGAATGAGCAAAAGCCTCCAAGCCAAGCCCCAGTTATTGGACAACTAATGCCTTCTAATGTTATAAGACACATGCAGGCACCTCAGGCACAGCAAAGCATCCAAAATATGGCAAACAATCAGCTTGCAATGGCTGCTCAGTTGCAAGCAATGCAGGCATGGGCACTTGAGAGAAACATTGATCTGTCAGTACCTGCAAATGCAAACTTGATGGCGCAGCTCATCCCACTCATGCAATCAAGAATGGCTGCACAGCAAAAGCCCTGTGAAACCAGTGCAGGTCTACAGGCATCATCTGTTCCCGTGTCAATGTCAAAGCATCAAGTTGCTTCTCCATCTGTTGCAAGTGAGAGTTCCCCACGCGCTAATTCTTCCAGCGATGCTTCTGGGCAGTCTGGCCCTCCTAAAGTGAGGCAGAATGCTTCATCTGTCCCGTTTATTCCAAGTTCCAGTGCAGGGATGGTCAACAGCACCAACAACCCTTCAGGGCAACAGTTTGCCTTTCACAGCAGAGAGAACCAAGTGCCTCCTAGAACTGGGGTTGTGCTTGGAAATGGAATGTCTCCCATGCTTCCACCTCAGCAATCTGCTAACGTGAGCCAAGGTGCAGATCAGACTTTTCCTACAAAAAATGCATTAGGGAGCCCAGAAAATTTACAAATGCAGCATCTCAAGCAATTGAATCGATCTTCTCTGCAACCTGCTGGTCCTTCTAATGATGGAGGATCAAGCAGCCACTTGCCATTGCAGGGTGGGCCTGCTATCCAGGTGGCACAACCGCGCGTTGGGTTCACTAAACAACAATTACATGTCCTTAAAGCACAAATACTTGCATTTAGGCGACTGAAG GGTTTGTCTGACGAAGAAATAAGGGCAGCGGCAGCATGTGCTGGGGAGGAAGTCATGATAAGAAACCGATTTATGGAAATGAATGCACCCAGGGATGGTTCATCTGTTAGCAA GTATTACCATCTTGCTCATGCTGTCAATGAGAGGGTCATAAGGCAGCCCTCCATGCTACGAGCTGGAACACTACGAGACTATCAGCTT GTAGGGTTGCAGTGGATGCTTTCTTTGTATAACAACAAACTAAATGGAATCCTGGCAGATGAGATGGGTCTTGGAAAAACTGTTCAG GTGATGGCACTGATTGCTTATCTGATGGAATTTAAAGGAAACTATGGTCCACATCTTATAATTGTCCCAAATGCTGTGTTGGTCAATTGGAAG AGTGAGTTGCATAACTGGCTTCCATCTGTATCATGCATTTATTATGTTGGTGGAAAAGATCAACGGTCAAAATTGTTTTCCCAA GAGGTTTCTGCCATGAAATTTAATGTTCTTGTGACAACTTATGAATTCATCATGTATGATCGATCAAAACTTTCAAAAGTGGAATGGAAGTATATCATTATTGATGAAGCACAGAGAATGAAGGACAGGGAATCAGTTTTAGCCCGTGATCTTGACAGATATCGCTGCCAGAGGCGCTTACTTCTCACAGGGACACCGTTGCAG AATGATTTGAAAGAACTTTGGTCACTTCTAAATCTACTTCTACCTGAGGTTTTTGATAATCGGAAAGCATTTCATGATTGGTTCTCAAAACCCTTTCAAAAGGAAGGTCCTGCGCATGATGCAGAGGATGACTGGCTTGAAACTGAAAAGAAGGTTATCATCATTCATCGCCTTCATCAAATTTTGGAGCCGTTTATGCTTAGACGTCGTGTTGAAGATGTGGAGGGTTCTCTTCCACCCAAG GTTTCAATTGTTTTGAGATGTAGAATGTCTGCTATTCAAAGTGCCATTTACGATTGGATCAAATCCACTGGTACTCTTCGAGTTGATCCCGAAGATGAGAAGCGTAGAGTCCAAAAAAATCCTATATACCAGCCTAAGGTGTACAAAACATTAAATAACAGATGTATGGAACTACGGAAGACCTGCAATCATCCTTTGCTCAATTACCCTTATTTTAATGACTTTTCCAAGGATTTCCTTATTAGATCTTGTGGGAAGTTGTGGATTCTGGATAGGATCCTAATAAAACTTCAAAGGACAGGGCATCGAGTACTACTTTTTAGTACAATGACCAAGCTCCTTGATATATTGGAGGAATACTTGCAATGGCGAAGGCTGGTGTACAGAAGGATCGATGGTACAACAAGCCTGGAAGATCGAGAATCAGCTATTGTGGACTTTAATAGCTATGGTTCTGACTGCTTTATCTTCTTGCTCAGCATTCGTGCGGCTGGAAGGGGTCTTAATCTTCAATCCGCTGACACAGTTATCATATATGATCCTGATCCAAACCCTAAGAATGAGGAACAGGCAGTGGCTAGAGCCCACCGAATTGGACAGACAAGAGAGGTCAAAGTCATTTATATGGAAGCAGTTGTTGGCAAAATTTCTAGCCATCAGAAAGAGGATGAATTAAGAACTGGAGGTTCACTTGATCTAGAAGATGACCTTGCAGGTAAAGATCGATACATGGGATCTATTGAGAGCCTCATAAGGAATAATATTCAACAATATAAGATTGACATGGCTGATGAAGTTATCAATGCTGGACGCTTTGACCAAAGAACAACACATGAAGAGAGACGCATGACTTTGGAGACATTACTGCATGATGAAGAGCGGTATCAAGAAACAGTCCATGATGTTCCATCGCTGCAAGAGGTAAATCGCATGATTGCAAGGAGTGAAGATGAAGTTGAATTATTTGATCAAATGGATGAAGAGCTGGATTGGACTGAAGAGATGACAAGCTATGACCAGGTACCTAAATGGCTTCGGGCTAGTACAAGAGATGTGAATGCGGCAATTGCTAATTTATCAAAGAAACcttcaaaaaatatattgttTGCTAGTGGCATGGGTATGGAGACCAATGAAAtggaaactgaaagaaaaagggGGCGACCCAAGGGGAAAAAGTTTCCTAACTACAAAGAAGTTGATGATGACAATGGAGAATTTTCTGAGGCTAGTTCTGATGAGAGAAATGGATATTCTGCAAATGAAGAGGGAGATATCCCAGAATTTGAAGATGATGAATCCAGTGGTGCTGTTGAGGCACCTCCCATCAATAAGGACCAATCTGAAGATGATGGTCCTGCATGTGATGCTGGTTATGAGTATTCCCGGGCTTCAGAGAACACTAGAAATAATCAGATTGTAGAACAAGCTGGTTCTGCTGGATCTTCCTCTGATAATCGTAGAATAACAAGAATGGTGTCTCCTGTTTCTTCACAGAAGTTTGGTTCCCTGTCTGCATTAGATGCTAGACCAGGTTCTGTTAGAAAGCTG CCAGATGAATTGGAGGAAGGGGAAATTGCGGTATCTGGGGATTCTCACATGGATCACCAGCAATCTGGAAGTTGGATGCATGATCGCGATGAAGGTGAAGAGGAACAGGTTTTGCAACCTAAGATAAAACGAAAACGCAGTATTCGGGTACGGCCACGCCATACCTTAGAAAAGACAGAGGAGAAGTCTGGCATTGAGGCGCAGCGTGGAGATTCGGGTTTGTTGCCATTCCAAATGGACCATAAATATCAATCACAGTTGAGGACTGATGCTGAAATGAAAACATTTGGAGAGCCCAGTGCTTCCAGGCATGATCAGAGTGATTCCTCAAAAGGCAGGAGAAACTTTCCTTCAAGGAGAATGGCTAATACATCGAAGGTGCATGCTTCACCCAAGTCTAGCAGATTGAATATACAGTCTGCTCCTGCAGAAGATGCTGCTGAACTTTCTAGAGAGAGTTGGGATGGCAAAGTTACAACTACAAATGGAAATTCATTGTTGGGTTCTAAGATGTCAGATATAATCCACAGAAGG TGCAAAAATGTAATTAGCAAGTTCCAAAGGAGAATAGACAAGGAAGGCCAACAAATTGTTCCTCTCCTAACTGCCTTGTGGAAAAGGACTGAGAATTCTAGTTACATGAGTGGTGCTGGAAATAATCTTTTGGATTTGCGGAAGATTGAATTACGTGTTGACAGATTAGAATACAATGGAGTCATGGAGCTTGTGTTTGATGTGCAATTTATGTTGAAGGGCACAATGCAATTCTATGGGTTCTCGCATGAGGTATGGTTGCCCTTTAACAAAATCAAG GTGAGATCTGAAGCAAGGAAAGTACATGATCTCTTTTTTGACATTTTGAAGATTGCATTTCCAGACACTGATTTCCGAGAAGCTAGAAATGCACTCTCTTTCTCTAGTACCAGTTCTGCTCCATCGCCAAGACAGACAACTTTAGGACAAGGCAAGAGACACAGGGCAATTAATGAGGTAGAACCAGACAATGGCACTAATCTTAAGCAAATTCAACGAGGATCAATTCATACTGGTGATGACACGAGGGTCAAAGTCCAGTTGCCAAAGGAAATAAGGCACGGGAGTAGCCGGGAACAAGGTCATCCGGGTGATTCTCCACTGCATCCAGGGGAGTTGGTTATctgcaagaagaagaggaaagacAGGGATAAGTCAATGGTGAAGTCGAGGGCTGGATCTAGTGGCCCAGTTTCTCCCCCTAGCATGGGTCGTAATATCACGAGTCCAGTTCCAGGTTCAGTCTCTAAGGATATGAGAATAGCTAAGCAGAATTCTCCTCAGCAACGGTGGGCCAACCAGCCTCAACTGCCAAATAATGGCGGCATCAGTGGTGGCAGCGGTAATGTTGGTTGGGCAAATCCTGTAAAAAGGTTGAGGACAGATGCCGGTAAAAGGAGGCCTAGCCATTTATGA